One Gossypium raimondii isolate GPD5lz chromosome 3, ASM2569854v1, whole genome shotgun sequence genomic window carries:
- the LOC105794492 gene encoding 4-coumarate--CoA ligase-like 1 — MENPTQVQHSEDEDEHIFRSKYPPVSVPDNLTLPEFVLQDAELYADKVAFVEAVSGKSYTYRDVVRDTRRFAKALRSLGLRKGHVVLVLLPNIAEYGIVALGIMAAGGVFSGANPASHPSEIKKQAYAANAKLIVTNGPNYEKVKNLEQPVVVIGEEHIEGATNWDELLEAGDRAGTGTRFTKEEVLQSDLCALPFSSGTTGISKGVMLTHRNLVANLCSSLFSVGSEMIGEVTTLGLIPFFHIYGITGICCATLRNKGKVVVMNRFDLRTFLNALITQEVTFAPIVPPIILALVKNPIVEEFDLSKLKLRAIMTAAAPLAPELLASFENKFPGVQVQEAYGLTEHSCITLTHGNPMKGHDTAKKNSVGFILPNLEIKFIDPDTSRSLPKNTPGELCVRSQCVMQGYYKNKEETNRTIDKNGWLHTGDIAYIDDDGDIFIVDRIKELIKYKGFQVAPAELEAILLTHSSVEDAAVVPLPDEEAGEIPAACVVMNPNAKENERDIMEYVASNVAHYKKVRVLQFVDTIPKSPSGKIMRRLLKDKMMENMPKPPSYS; from the exons ATGGAAAATCCAACCCAAGTGCAACATtctgaagatgaagatgaacaTATTTTCCGTAGCAAATACCCACCGGTTTCAGTGCCGGATAACTTGACGTTGCCGGAATTTGTTCTCCAGGATGCTGAGTTATATGCTGACAAGGTAGCATTCGTTGAAGCAGTGTCCGGGAAATCATACACGTACCGTGATGTGGTTAGGGACACGAGGAGGTTTGCCAAGGCCTTGAGGTCGCTTGGCCTTAGGAAAGGCCATGTAGTTCTGGTATTACTCCCAAATATTGCTGAGTATGGCATTGTTGCTCTTGGAATCATGGCTGCCGGCGGTGTTTTCTCAGGTGCAAACCCCGCATCGCACCCATCGGAAATAAAGAAACAAGCTTATGCTGCAAATGCTAAGTTGATAGTAACAAATGGCCCAAACTATGAAAAG GTGAAGAATCTGGAGCAACCCGTCGTTGTGATAGGCGAGGAGCACATTGAAGGCGCCACGAATTGGGACGAGTTGCTGGAAGCCGGGGACCGTGCAGGTACAGGCACTCGGTTTACTAAGGAAGAAGTTCTCCAGAGTGATCTATGTGCCCTCCCATTCTCATCAGGCACCACAGGGATTTCAAAGGGTGTAATGCTGACCCATAGAAACTTAGTGGCTAACTTATGCTCCTCGCTCTTTAGTGTTGGATCGGAGATGATCGGTGAAGTCACCACATTAGGCCTAATTCCTTTCTTCCACATTTATGGTATCACCGGAATATGTTGTGCCACACTTAGGAACAAAGGGAAAGTGGTGGTCATGAATAGGTTCGATCTTCGGACATTCCTCAATGCACTGATCACACAAGAGGTCACATTTGCCCCCATTGTGCCACCGATAATTCTGGCCCTGGTTAAGAACCCCATAGTTGAGGAATTTGATCTTAGTAAGCTCAAACTCAGGGCTATAATGACTGCAGCAGCTCCATTAGCCCCTGAGCTTCTTGCTTCGTTCGAAAACAAGTTTCCTGGTGTCCAAGTCCAAGAG GCATATGGACTAACTGAGCATAGCTGCATCACACTCACCCATGGAAACCCCATGAAAGGCCATGACACTGCAAAGAAAAACTCAGTTGGGTTTATCCTTCCTAATCTAGAGATCAAGTTCATCGATCCTGATACCAGTCGATCCCTTCCGAAGAATACCCCAGGCGAATTGTGTGTAAGGAGCCAATGTGTAATGCAAG GTTACTATAAAAACAAGGAGGAGACAAATCGAACCATTGACAAGAATGGATGGCTCCATACAGGTGACATTGCTTATATAGATGATGATGGAGATATTTTCATTGTGGATCGCATAAAGGAGTTAATCAAGTATAAGGGTTTTCAA GTAGCTCCAGCGGAACTAGAGGCCATCCTCCTTACTCATTCCTCAGTCGAAGATGCAGCAGTGGTGCC GCTGCCTGACGAAGAAGCAGGGGAAATTCCGGCGGCATGCGTTGTGATGAACCCAAATGCCAAAGAAAACGAAAGGGACATAATGGAGTACGTAGCCTCCAATGTTGCACACTACAAGAAAGTGAGGGTTCTGCAATTTGTGGACACCATTCCCAAATCCCCATCTGGCAAAATCATGCGAAGGCTTTTGAAAGATAAGATGATGGAAAATATGCCCAAACCCCCTTCCTATTCCTAA
- the LOC105794493 gene encoding squamosa promoter-binding-like protein 2 yields the protein MDWNAKTPLQWEWENLMMLNATPTEIPRKLRSAEWDIEGEEELDSGSLYSSGAAAGGSGGSGSDLGLISLSKSSKSASINSSSAGEVKVTTFTLEAFEAIPHEISNKKKVSKVEHTGSSPIFEASVGSGEPLLSLKLGKQTYFEDVCTGSNSKTSSYSATPGPSPSPAKRSKPNCQTKHILRCQVEGCNLDLSSAKDYHRKHRVCESHSKSPKVIVGGLELRFCQQCSRFHALSEFDEKKRSCRRRLSDHNARRRKPQTDAIHFSAARPSQAAYDGKQLMSFVWNKVPFLHNARPNENFTREGTFVSKSSETKVYAPTKAGNANGQLQLPGSQLLNSMTSRCYDSNRFLPVKGKQNTVEVLNQGVEESTVASNMGTTQDLHRALSLLSNESWVSCEPKQHGSLAYPVHVSGSSMSQPTMNVISQSFPIPYALSENWQMEQEQTTQSQVEGDNHLQEFQLLKAPYDNSFYSNQMN from the exons ATGGACTGGAATGCCAAAACCCCGTTGCAATGGGAGTGGGAGAACCTAATGATGTTAAATGCGACACCAACTGAAATTCCAAGGAAGCTAAGATCGGCAGAGTGGGATATTGAGGGCGAGGAAGAGCTGGACTCTGGGTCTCTCTATTCTTCTGGTGCTGCTGCTGGAGGTAGTGGTGGTTCTGGATCAGATTTGGGCCTTATTTCTTTGTCTAAAAGTTCGAAATCGGCATCCATTAATTCTTCATCTGCGGGAGAGGTAAAAGTGACCACATTTACTTTGGAGGCTTTTGAAGCTATACCACATGAAATTAGCAACAAGAAAAAGGTTTCCAAGGTTGAGCACACCGGTAGTTCCCCAATATTTGAGGCTTCAGTTGGCTCTGGTGAGCCATTGCTCAGTTTAAAGCTTGGCAAGCAAACATACTTTGAAGATGTTTGCACAGGAAGCAATTCAAAGACTTCATCTTATTCTGCCACTCCTGGACCATCCCCTTCCCCGGCAAAGAGATCCAAACCCAATTGTCAGACAAAACATATTCTGCGTTGCCAAGTCGAAGGCTGTAACCTTGATCTTTCTTCGGCTAAGGATTACCATCGGAAACACAGAGTTTGTGAAAGTCACTCAAAGAGCCCTAAGGTTATTGTAGGTGGTCTGGAGCTCCGGTTCTGCCAGCAGTGTAGCAg GTTCCATGCTCTGTCAGAGTTTGATGAAAAGAAGCGAAGCTGCCGCCGGCGTCTTTCTGACCACAATGCAAGGCGCCGCAAACCACAGACAGATGCAATCCACTTCAGTGCTGCAAGGCCTTCACAAGCAGCATATG ATGGGAAACAACTGATGAGTTTTGTCTGGAATAAAGTGCCATTTCTTCATAATGCTAGGCCCAATGAAAATTTTACACGGGAAGGCACATTTGTCTCCAAGTCCTCTGAAACGAAAGTTTATGCACCTACAAAAGCGGGAAATGCAAACGGACAGCTGCAACTGCCAGGCAGCCAGCTGTTGAATTCCATGACATCTCGGTGTTACGATTCCAACAGATTCCTGCCTGTAAAGGGCAAGCAAAACACAGTTGAGGTTCTCAACCAAG GTGTAGAAGAATCCACAGTTGCTTCAAATATGGGTACGACGCAAGATCTTCATCGTGCTCTCTCTCTTCTGTCAAATGAGTCTTGGGTTTCTTGTGAGCCAAAACAACATGGTTCACTTGCGTACCCTGTGCATGTTAGTGGTAGCAGCATGTCTCAGCCCACGATGAATGTGATTTCGCAGAGTTTCCCCATTCCATATGCCTTATCTGAAAACTGGCAGATGGAACAAGAGCAGACTACTCAATCCCAAGTTGAGGGTGACAACCATCTTCAAGAGTTTCAGCTTCTCAAGGCTCCATATGATAATAGCTTTTATTCCAATCAGATGAATTGA